In a genomic window of Rhododendron vialii isolate Sample 1 chromosome 12a, ASM3025357v1:
- the LOC131309851 gene encoding protein NRT1/ PTR FAMILY 1.2-like, translated as MGVSTHENNMEQGQPPRRRQKGGLITMPFILANEALEKVATYGLLPNMILYLMGDYHIGITQGTNLLFFWSAATNFSPLVGAFISDSYLGRFLTIGLGSIFSLLGLVLLWITAMIPRARPPHCNQYDGESCKQPTGSQYAILLSSFMLMSIGAGGIRSCSLAFGADQLDQINNPNNKRVLEKYFSWYYTSIVVSLLIAFSVIVYIQDNAGWKVGFLVPVILMFLSALSFFVASPLYIKQKADTSLLTNLARVIVVCIKNRKVAFPFEESNLRYHHTSDSTLSEPSNKLRFLNKACIIRNPDYITPEGVGSNTWSLCTVEQVEALKVLIRVMPLWSSSIMISVNLSQGTFQLLQAESMNRHITPGFQLPAGSFTMFAIIGAIVWIVLYDRIIIPLASKIRGKPFSVGMKVRMGVGLFCSFLGMVVAAIVEHFRRRKAIESGYYNNPAGVVNMSAMWLVPQYVLIGVAEALNVIASNEFFYSELPKRMSSIAVALSGLGMAVGSLLASLILSTVNNVTKRGGKEGWISSNINTGHYESYYWLLAVLSSVNLLYFVLCCWAYGPCADQGFSKLQDEGKDDKDLKEEELHILGNGVTNGEGKSEEDGA; from the exons ATGGGGGTCTCAACACATGAGAACAACATGGAGCAGGGGCAGCCTCCAAGGAGAAGGCAAAAGGGTGGCCTCATAACCATGCCATTCATCCTAG CAAATGAAGCATTGGAGAAAGTGGCTACCTATGGATTGTTGCCAAACATGATATTGTATTTGATGGGAGATTACCATATAGGGATAACCCAAGGGACAAACCTACTCTTTTTCTGGTCTGCGGCTACCAATTTCTCCCCACTAGTTGGGGCTTTCATCTCTGATTCATATCTGGGTCGATTCCTCACCATTGGCCTTGGCTCCATCTTCAGTCTCCTg GGTTTGGTCCTCCTATGGATAACGGCTATGATCCCACGAGCAAGGCCACCCCACTGCAACCAATATGATGGGGAGAGCTGCAAACAGCCTACAGGATCCCAGTATGCAATCCTTCTCTCCTCCTTCATGCTAATGTCCATCGGAGCCGGTGGGATTCGATCGTGCTCCTTGGCTTTTGGAGCAGATCAACTGGACCAAATAAACAATCCCAACAACAAGAGAGTCTTGGAGAAATACTTCAGTTGGTACTACACTTCAATTGTTGTATCGCTCTTGATTGCGTTCTCGGTTATCGTCTACATTCAAGATAATGCTGGATGGAAAGTGGGATTCTTAGTTCCAGTGATCCTCATGTTCTTGTCTGCTCTTTCGTTCTTCGTTGCCTCTCCGCTTTATATCAAGCAGAAAGCTGACACGAGCTTGTTAACTAACCTTGCACGAGTGATTGTGGTTTGTATAAAGAACAGGAAAGTAGCATTCCCGTTTGAGGAATCGAATTTGAGGTATCATCACACGAGTGACTCGACTCTATCCGAGCCATCCAACAAACTTAG GTTTTTAAACAAAGCTTGCATCATTAGGAACCCTGATTACATAACTCCAGAAGGAGTGGGTTCTAATACATGGAGTCTCTGCACAGTGGAACAAGTCGAGGCGCTGAAAGTACTCATCAGAGTCATGCCCTTGTGGTCTTCATCGATCATGATATCGGTAAACTTAAGTCAGGGCACCTTCCAATTACTCCAAGCTGAATCCATGAATAGACACATCACTCCAGGGTTCCAATTACCTGCTGGCTCCTTCACTATGTTCGCAATCATCGGTGCGATAGTTTGGATCGTTCTTTATGATAGGATTATCATTCCCTTAGCTTCgaaaataagaggaaaaccCTTTTCGGTTGGCATGAAAGTAAGAATGGGTGTTGGGTTATTTTGCTCCTTCCTGGGCATGGTAGTTGCAGCAATTGTGGAGCACTTTAGAAGGAGAAAAGCGATAGAGAGTGGGTACTACAATAACCCCGCAGGAGTTGTTAATATGTCGGCTATGTGGCTTGTACCACAATATGTATTGATTGGTGTCGCAGAAGCTTTGAACGTGATTGCATCAAATGAGTTTTTCTACTCGGAGTTGCCAAAGAGAATGTCAAGCATTGCAGTGGCTCTATCTGGATTAGGAATGGCTGTAGGGAGTTTGTTGGCCAGTTTGATACTAAGTACTGTGAATAATGTCACCAAAAGGGGGGGAAAAGAGGGTTGGATTTCGAGTAATATTAACACGGGTCATTACGAGAGTTACTATTGGCTTCTCGCAGTTTTGAGTTCTGTTAATCTGCTTTATTTTGTTCTGTGTTGTTGGGCATACGGGCCTTGTGCAGATCAAGGGTTCTCTAAACTTCAAGATGAGGGAAAAGATGATAAAGATCTTAAGGAGGAAGAGTTGCATATACTAGGAAATGGTGTTACGAATGGAGAAGGAAAGTCCGAGGAAGATGGGGCGTAG
- the LOC131309690 gene encoding thymidine kinase-like translates to MVLIHNLFAFFDESLSDFCKAADLDGKTIVIAGLDGDYLRLGLTKLTAQCELCGKRAFFTPRKTGETETELIGGSYVYMTVCRQHYVIGQAVVEAVQNMSGILVQFGFSDVCLRFSICICLQKKLCYLQSDHYLALDQ, encoded by the exons ATGGTTTTGATTCATAATCTCTTTGCG TTCTTTGATGAGTCCCTTTCTGATTTTTGCAAAGCAGCTGATCTTGATGGAAAAACTATAGTAATTGCTGGGCTGGACGGCGACTACCTGAGATTGGGC TTAACCAAGCTGACAGCCCAATGTGAGCTTTGTGGCAAGCGGGCGTTTTTCACCCCACGGAAGACTGGGGAGACAGAGACAGAATTGATTGGTGGTTCTTATGTCTATATGACTGTCTGCCGCCAACACTATGTCATTGGACAAGCTGTTGTAGAAGCAGTGCAGAAT ATGTCTGGAATACTTGTACAATTTGGATTTTCTGATGTTTGTTTACGGTTTAGCATTTGCATATGTTTACAGAAGAAACTTTGCTACTTGCAATCTGATCATTATTTGGCACTTGATCAGTAG